The following are encoded in a window of Staphylospora marina genomic DNA:
- a CDS encoding NAD(P)H-quinone oxidoreductase, translating to MMKAVWIERPGSADMLTFKEVPRPTCGPDEILIRVEAAGINRADLLQREGKYPPPPGASPVLGLEVAGVVESLGANVTKWRVGDRVMALLSGGGYARYAAVHQDLVMPVPDGMSPEQAAAIPEAFLTAWQCLFWIGRLSRGETVLIHAGASGVGSAAIQLANKAGAVPVVTAGSDEKLEFCRKLGAKAAVNRREDAWEERVLEATGGRGVDVVLDFVGAPYVEKHLKLLGSDGRWVLISLLGGSRPERFPLAPLLAKRIQLTATTLRARSLDYRSRLVADFIDGALPGFKAGELRPVIDSVFPWEDVRDAHLRMEANLNMGKIVLSVR from the coding sequence CCGTATGGATCGAGCGTCCGGGAAGCGCGGACATGCTGACATTCAAAGAGGTTCCCCGGCCGACATGCGGTCCGGACGAAATCTTGATCCGCGTGGAGGCCGCGGGAATCAACCGGGCGGACCTTCTTCAGCGGGAGGGAAAATACCCGCCTCCTCCGGGAGCCAGTCCGGTGCTCGGTCTGGAAGTGGCCGGAGTGGTGGAATCTCTGGGCGCCAACGTGACAAAGTGGCGGGTGGGCGACCGGGTGATGGCCCTGTTGTCCGGAGGGGGATACGCCCGGTATGCGGCGGTGCACCAGGACCTGGTCATGCCGGTGCCGGACGGAATGTCGCCGGAGCAGGCGGCGGCCATTCCGGAAGCGTTCCTGACCGCCTGGCAATGCCTGTTTTGGATCGGCCGTTTGTCCCGGGGAGAAACCGTGCTCATCCATGCCGGAGCCAGCGGTGTGGGCAGCGCCGCCATCCAGCTGGCGAACAAGGCGGGGGCGGTTCCCGTGGTGACGGCCGGCAGTGACGAAAAACTGGAGTTTTGCCGGAAGCTCGGGGCGAAGGCAGCCGTCAACCGTCGGGAGGATGCATGGGAAGAGAGGGTCCTGGAGGCCACCGGGGGCCGGGGCGTGGATGTGGTTTTGGACTTTGTCGGAGCCCCGTACGTGGAAAAACATCTCAAGCTGCTGGGGAGCGACGGGCGCTGGGTGCTGATCAGCCTGCTCGGAGGAAGCCGGCCGGAGCGGTTCCCTCTGGCTCCTTTGCTGGCCAAACGGATTCAATTGACCGCCACGACGCTTCGTGCCCGGTCGCTGGATTACAGAAGCCGGTTGGTGGCCGATTTTATTGACGGTGCACTTCCCGGATTCAAGGCCGGGGAGCTGAGACCGGTGATCGACTCCGTTTTCCCGTGGGAAGACGTCAGGGATGCCCACCTTCGCATGGAAGCCAACCTCAACATGGGAAAAATCGTGCTGTCCGTGCGTTGA
- a CDS encoding carboxymuconolactone decarboxylase family protein, which translates to MEGQQIRDALMEYKTGVGELAKHFPDIAETYNRFTDACFEEGELCRKTKHLIGVALGVLTGDEYCILYHCKGAVDQGATDRQVLEAACVSAAFGGGMAMSQIVTLVQESLDAFRTAH; encoded by the coding sequence ATGGAAGGTCAACAGATCCGCGATGCGTTGATGGAGTACAAAACGGGCGTGGGCGAACTGGCCAAGCATTTTCCGGACATTGCGGAAACATACAACCGGTTTACCGATGCCTGCTTCGAGGAAGGGGAACTCTGCCGCAAGACGAAGCATCTCATCGGCGTGGCGCTCGGCGTGCTGACCGGTGATGAATATTGCATTCTTTATCACTGCAAGGGAGCGGTGGACCAGGGAGCCACCGACCGCCAAGTTCTGGAAGCGGCTTGCGTCAGCGCCGCGTTCGGCGGAGGCATGGCCATGAGCCAGATCGTCACGCTGGTTCAGGAGTCGCTCGACGCCTTCCGGACGGCGCATTGA
- a CDS encoding M3 family oligoendopeptidase: MAKTYSETWDLDSIFAGGSDSEAFREHLEQVEERIRTLRKLLERLDPERAPVDEWALCLEEWDELEKSFSEAWSFVTCLAAQDTGDEKARLLRSRLSGIDASIHSLQTTIELKLAKIPEDRFQGLIESPDVRPVAFVLGEMRQRAGEKMGAGMEHLASDLAVDGYHAWGQLYSQVIARVAIPFERNGKQEMLSAGQAHNLLSHGDPAVRREVFRKWEAAWEEQADLCAAILNHLAGFRLSLYGARGWDDVLHEPLRQNRMKRETLEAMWEAVRSGKDKLVQYLERKARLIGMDRLSWCDVHAPLSKDERTVSFTEAAHRIVEQFGKFSPEMADFAEQAFRNRWIEAENRPGKRTGGFCTSFPRSRQTRIFMTFAGTEGNVETLAHELGHAWHQHLVGDLHSLNQNYAMNVAETASTFAEWLMADASMKRARTREEKLAVLDHRLQRAVSFLMDIHARFLFETRFYAERKNGPVGKERLSELMTEAQKEAFSNALSEYHPRFWASKLHFYNTRVPFYNFPYTFGYLFSTGIFAKARTEGGAFAEKVKDLLRDTGRMTVEELADRHLGADLTTTAFWKQSVDLILADVDEFLNLSS, translated from the coding sequence GTGGCGAAAACCTACTCCGAAACATGGGATCTGGACAGTATTTTCGCAGGGGGAAGCGATTCGGAAGCGTTCCGTGAACATTTGGAACAAGTGGAGGAGCGAATCCGGACGCTTCGGAAGCTTTTGGAACGGCTGGATCCCGAACGGGCGCCGGTCGATGAATGGGCGCTCTGTCTGGAAGAATGGGATGAACTGGAGAAATCGTTCTCGGAGGCGTGGTCCTTTGTCACCTGCCTGGCGGCACAGGACACGGGCGATGAAAAAGCCCGTCTGCTCAGAAGCCGCCTCAGCGGGATCGATGCATCCATCCATTCTTTGCAGACGACCATCGAATTGAAGCTGGCCAAGATTCCGGAGGATCGTTTTCAAGGGCTCATCGAATCCCCGGACGTTCGGCCCGTCGCCTTTGTGTTGGGCGAAATGCGTCAGCGGGCCGGCGAGAAAATGGGGGCCGGGATGGAACATCTGGCATCGGATCTGGCCGTTGACGGATATCACGCTTGGGGGCAGCTGTATTCGCAGGTGATTGCCCGCGTTGCCATCCCGTTCGAACGCAACGGGAAACAGGAAATGCTTTCGGCGGGTCAGGCTCACAATCTGTTGTCGCACGGCGACCCTGCCGTTCGCCGGGAGGTCTTCCGCAAGTGGGAAGCCGCTTGGGAAGAACAGGCGGATTTGTGTGCGGCCATCTTGAATCATTTGGCCGGATTCAGACTCTCCCTGTACGGCGCACGCGGTTGGGATGATGTGCTGCACGAACCGCTCCGTCAGAACCGCATGAAGCGGGAAACCCTGGAGGCCATGTGGGAAGCGGTCCGATCGGGCAAGGACAAGCTGGTGCAATATCTCGAGCGCAAAGCCCGGTTGATCGGCATGGACCGATTGTCATGGTGCGATGTCCACGCACCCCTTTCCAAGGATGAGCGAACGGTTTCCTTCACCGAAGCGGCGCATCGGATTGTGGAGCAATTCGGGAAGTTCAGTCCGGAAATGGCCGATTTTGCCGAACAGGCTTTCCGGAACCGGTGGATCGAGGCGGAAAACCGGCCGGGCAAACGGACGGGAGGCTTCTGCACGTCGTTTCCGCGCAGCCGTCAGACCCGGATTTTCATGACGTTCGCCGGGACGGAAGGCAATGTGGAAACCTTGGCGCATGAACTGGGGCACGCATGGCATCAGCACCTGGTCGGGGATCTGCATTCCTTGAACCAGAATTACGCCATGAACGTGGCGGAGACCGCTTCCACGTTCGCCGAATGGCTGATGGCGGATGCGTCGATGAAACGGGCCCGCACCCGGGAAGAGAAACTGGCCGTTTTGGACCATCGCCTCCAGCGTGCCGTCAGTTTCCTGATGGACATTCACGCAAGGTTCCTGTTTGAGACGCGGTTTTATGCGGAAAGAAAAAATGGACCGGTCGGCAAGGAACGTTTGTCCGAACTGATGACGGAGGCACAAAAGGAAGCGTTTTCAAATGCGCTGAGCGAATACCATCCCCGGTTCTGGGCTTCCAAACTGCACTTCTACAACACACGGGTTCCGTTCTACAATTTCCCCTACACGTTCGGATACCTGTTCAGCACCGGCATTTTCGCGAAAGCCCGGACGGAAGGCGGGGCCTTTGCCGAAAAGGTGAAGGACCTCCTCAGAGACACCGGACGGATGACGGTGGAAGAACTGGCCGACCGGCATTTGGGGGCCGATTTGACCACCACCGCGTTCTGGAAACAGTCGGTGGATCTGATTCTGGCCGACGTGGATGAGTTTTTGAACCTTTCTTCCTGA
- a CDS encoding CBS domain-containing protein has protein sequence MQDLSRAEYLFSRKITPFIIPKENVVVVEPEWSLERALLVLTRKGTTSVPVISKDGKVEGVISKTDILDFMLQISQGTDEIDFSQLREHRVEEAMNKSHCGILANSIFSFAFEVLINRTYIPIIDLKGKFVGILTRKVMMEQVIEYFKEEFKEDVMKANTAEMK, from the coding sequence ATGCAGGATCTGTCAAGAGCGGAGTATCTGTTTTCCAGAAAGATCACCCCGTTCATCATTCCCAAGGAGAACGTGGTCGTGGTGGAGCCGGAGTGGTCGTTGGAGAGAGCCCTTCTGGTTCTGACGCGGAAGGGAACCACTTCGGTGCCGGTCATCAGCAAGGACGGGAAAGTCGAAGGGGTGATCAGCAAGACGGACATTCTGGATTTCATGCTCCAAATCAGCCAGGGAACTGACGAAATCGATTTCTCCCAACTGCGCGAGCATCGGGTCGAGGAAGCCATGAACAAGAGTCACTGCGGGATATTGGCCAATTCGATATTTTCCTTTGCCTTTGAAGTGCTCATCAACCGCACGTACATCCCCATCATCGATCTGAAAGGGAAGTTTGTGGGGATCCTCACGCGAAAAGTGATGATGGAACAAGTGATCGAGTACTTCAAGGAAGAATTCAAGGAAGACGTGATGAAGGCCAATACGGCAGAGATGAAGTGA
- a CDS encoding CPBP family intramembrane glutamic endopeptidase, giving the protein MKKLLISGGKLLLLVWLVSALELLVAVRLPPALSIPAQIAVWFLVPAGLYVLFERKKGWTYGIRQPDGFILWIRGWWSGAGMITAVFLAIWITGGIRVTGMRPEAAGQAEFWWMIGVLLLAALGEEWMMRGYVQGLLMFEYSAWTARTVSSALFALLHGLNPAVWDSPVPMINLFAAGVLLALLRDLTGGIWAPAGFHFAWNLLQGQVYGFPVSGQLLADSLILIETAGPHWLSGGMFGAEGSLVCTALLVAGILAGVRKAKGRVRSEARPVQDRE; this is encoded by the coding sequence GTGAAAAAATTGTTGATCAGTGGCGGGAAACTGCTCCTGTTGGTATGGCTCGTGAGTGCTTTGGAACTGTTGGTGGCCGTTCGGCTTCCCCCCGCCCTTTCCATCCCGGCTCAGATCGCCGTGTGGTTTCTGGTGCCTGCGGGTTTGTACGTCCTGTTTGAACGGAAGAAGGGGTGGACGTACGGCATTCGCCAGCCGGATGGATTCATCCTTTGGATTCGCGGATGGTGGAGCGGGGCGGGAATGATCACGGCCGTGTTTCTGGCGATCTGGATCACCGGCGGCATCCGGGTGACCGGCATGCGGCCGGAAGCGGCGGGGCAAGCGGAGTTTTGGTGGATGATCGGCGTGCTGCTTCTGGCTGCTTTGGGCGAGGAGTGGATGATGCGCGGGTATGTGCAGGGCCTTCTTATGTTTGAATATTCCGCATGGACGGCAAGAACGGTATCTTCCGCCCTGTTTGCGCTGCTTCACGGCCTGAACCCGGCGGTGTGGGACTCTCCGGTTCCGATGATCAATCTCTTTGCCGCGGGCGTACTGTTGGCGCTGCTCAGAGACCTCACCGGCGGCATCTGGGCACCGGCCGGTTTCCATTTCGCGTGGAATCTGCTGCAGGGACAAGTCTATGGATTTCCGGTGTCGGGACAGTTGTTGGCGGATTCGCTGATCCTGATCGAGACCGCCGGCCCTCATTGGCTGAGCGGCGGGATGTTCGGAGCGGAAGGAAGTCTGGTTTGCACGGCGTTGCTGGTTGCCGGCATCCTGGCAGGGGTCCGAAAAGCGAAGGGGCGGGTACGATCCGAAGCAAGGCCCGTTCAGGATCGGGAGTGA
- a CDS encoding alpha/beta fold hydrolase, which translates to MGSYVKANHIHLYVEDVRPECQKAILFLHGWPGNHHLFEYQFNRLPKYGYRCIGMDIRGFGKSDKPFSGYDYDTLADDVRGVVEALGLRDFTLLGHSTGGAIAARYMGRHQGYGVSKLVLVAAAAPSLVRRTDFPYGLEKETVLRIIRDTYRDRPRMLRDFGDRFFYQHTSQAFSDWFFQLGLEAAGWATAAVAKTWIREVLFADLEAIRVPVLIIHGIHDQVVPFELGEIQQRMIRNARLVPFQFSGHGSFYDEKEEFNHQLVQFIES; encoded by the coding sequence ATGGGTTCCTATGTGAAGGCAAATCATATCCATCTATATGTCGAAGATGTAAGGCCCGAATGCCAAAAGGCCATTTTGTTTTTGCACGGTTGGCCCGGCAATCATCATCTGTTTGAATACCAGTTCAACCGGCTTCCCAAATACGGATATCGCTGTATCGGCATGGATATCCGGGGTTTTGGCAAGTCAGACAAACCGTTTTCCGGCTATGATTACGATACGTTGGCCGATGATGTGAGAGGGGTGGTGGAGGCGCTGGGGTTGCGTGATTTTACATTGCTCGGACACTCCACCGGCGGTGCCATTGCGGCCAGGTACATGGGACGGCATCAGGGTTACGGGGTTTCGAAGCTGGTGTTGGTCGCAGCCGCTGCCCCCAGCTTGGTCCGACGAACGGATTTTCCGTACGGACTTGAGAAAGAAACCGTCCTCCGGATCATCAGAGACACATACCGGGACCGACCCCGGATGCTTCGGGATTTTGGGGATCGTTTTTTTTACCAACATACCTCCCAAGCATTTTCCGACTGGTTTTTTCAATTGGGGTTGGAGGCGGCGGGATGGGCCACGGCCGCCGTCGCAAAAACCTGGATCAGGGAAGTGTTGTTTGCCGATCTGGAAGCGATCCGGGTGCCGGTGTTGATCATTCACGGCATTCATGACCAAGTGGTTCCTTTTGAGCTGGGAGAAATCCAACAACGGATGATCCGAAATGCCAGGTTGGTCCCGTTTCAATTTTCCGGACACGGATCTTTTTATGATGAGAAAGAAGAATTCAATCATCAATTGGTGCAATTCATCGAAAGCTGA
- the sufC gene encoding Fe-S cluster assembly ATPase SufC produces the protein MSTTPKLTIKDLRVEVDGKEILKGVNLEVKGGEVHAIMGPNGTGKSTLASALMGHPRYEVTGGEVLLDGENVLEMAVDERARAGLFLAMQYPAEVSGVTNSDFLRSAINAKRGEGNEISLMKFIRELDKKMALLEMDEKFATRYLNEGFSGGEKKRNEILQMMMLQPRIAVLDEIDSGLDIDALKVVAKGVNSMLGPDMGVLVITHYQRLLNYIKPDFVHVFMQGRIVKSGGPELAERLEAEGYDWVKEELGIEDETVGQQA, from the coding sequence ATGTCGACCACACCCAAACTGACGATCAAAGATCTCAGGGTTGAAGTGGATGGGAAGGAGATCCTGAAAGGGGTCAATCTGGAAGTGAAAGGCGGCGAAGTGCACGCCATCATGGGCCCGAACGGCACCGGAAAGAGCACGCTGGCTTCGGCGCTGATGGGGCATCCGCGCTATGAAGTGACCGGCGGCGAGGTGCTTTTGGACGGGGAAAATGTGCTTGAAATGGCCGTGGATGAACGGGCGCGTGCCGGTTTGTTCCTGGCCATGCAATATCCGGCGGAAGTCAGCGGCGTGACCAACTCCGACTTCCTGCGCTCGGCGATCAACGCCAAACGGGGCGAAGGAAACGAAATTTCGCTGATGAAGTTCATCCGCGAGCTGGACAAAAAGATGGCGCTTCTGGAAATGGACGAGAAGTTCGCCACCCGTTATCTGAACGAAGGATTCTCCGGCGGGGAGAAAAAGCGCAACGAAATCCTGCAAATGATGATGCTTCAGCCGCGCATCGCCGTGTTGGACGAGATCGACTCCGGGCTGGACATCGACGCACTCAAAGTGGTGGCCAAAGGCGTCAACTCGATGCTCGGTCCGGACATGGGCGTGCTGGTGATCACGCACTATCAACGTTTGCTCAACTATATCAAACCCGACTTCGTGCATGTGTTCATGCAGGGAAGAATCGTCAAGTCCGGCGGTCCGGAACTGGCAGAGCGCCTGGAAGCGGAGGGTTACGACTGGGTGAAGGAAGAGCTGGGCATCGAAGACGAAACCGTGGGACAGCAGGCTTGA
- the sufD gene encoding Fe-S cluster assembly protein SufD: MNVETPNLVDKQVVEERSRQANEPKWLTEARLEALAAVSSLPLPRPERTDIRQWNFTAFEPFAAEPAVGSIGELPEEIREFLFEGGQGVIVQKNASVIYSERSEELAAKGVIFTDLVTAAREHEEWVKTFFMTEGVKRDEHKLTALHAALTTGGLFVHVPKNTEVTGTLQGLFWLNNPGNGIVPHVIVSAEPGSRLDLVLGFVGTGDAGVNNAVIEVFVGENAEVRVATVNNLGKDTVDATWRRSVVKKDGRLEWIIADLSSGRVLSDNTVRLVEKGGTVRIKGVTFGAGSMRANVTNAVYHHGEHTESDIHVRSVMKDEASSIVNSITKIEKGARKSDGQQSSKVLMLNPKARGDANPILLIDENDVKAGHAASVGRIDPIQLYYLMSRGIPQAEAEKLIINGFLDAVISEIPSEALRERIHRVIERKFRS, translated from the coding sequence ATGAACGTGGAAACCCCGAACCTGGTTGACAAGCAAGTCGTCGAAGAACGTTCCCGTCAGGCCAATGAACCGAAATGGTTGACCGAAGCCCGGCTGGAGGCGCTCGCCGCCGTTTCGTCCCTTCCGCTTCCGAGACCGGAGAGAACGGATATCCGGCAATGGAACTTCACCGCTTTCGAACCGTTTGCCGCGGAGCCTGCCGTCGGCTCCATCGGGGAGCTGCCGGAAGAGATCCGGGAGTTCCTGTTCGAGGGCGGACAAGGCGTGATCGTGCAAAAGAACGCGTCCGTGATCTACAGCGAACGGTCGGAAGAACTGGCCGCCAAAGGCGTGATTTTCACCGACCTCGTCACGGCCGCCCGCGAGCATGAAGAGTGGGTCAAAACGTTCTTCATGACCGAAGGCGTCAAGCGGGATGAACACAAGCTGACCGCCCTGCACGCGGCACTCACGACCGGGGGACTGTTCGTGCATGTCCCGAAAAACACCGAAGTGACCGGCACGCTGCAAGGACTGTTCTGGCTGAACAACCCGGGGAACGGAATCGTTCCGCACGTGATCGTGTCGGCCGAACCGGGCAGCCGGCTGGATCTGGTGCTGGGCTTTGTGGGCACCGGGGACGCCGGTGTGAACAATGCCGTCATCGAAGTGTTCGTCGGGGAAAACGCCGAAGTCCGGGTGGCGACGGTGAACAACCTCGGCAAGGACACGGTGGATGCCACCTGGCGTCGGTCCGTCGTGAAGAAAGACGGTCGCTTGGAGTGGATCATCGCCGATCTCAGCTCGGGCCGCGTCTTGTCCGACAACACGGTCCGGCTCGTGGAGAAAGGCGGAACCGTCCGCATCAAGGGCGTGACCTTCGGAGCAGGGAGCATGCGGGCCAACGTGACCAATGCGGTGTATCATCACGGCGAACACACCGAAAGCGACATCCACGTGCGTTCCGTGATGAAGGACGAAGCGAGCAGCATCGTCAACAGCATCACGAAGATCGAAAAGGGTGCGCGAAAGTCCGACGGGCAACAGTCCAGCAAGGTGCTGATGCTGAACCCGAAAGCCCGCGGAGATGCCAACCCCATCCTGCTGATCGACGAGAACGACGTGAAAGCGGGACACGCGGCCAGTGTCGGTCGAATCGACCCGATTCAGCTTTACTATCTGATGTCACGCGGCATCCCGCAAGCGGAGGCGGAAAAGCTGATCATCAACGGCTTCCTGGATGCGGTCATTTCCGAAATTCCGTCGGAGGCGCTTCGTGAGCGGATCCACCGCGTGATCGAAAGGAAATTCCGGTCATGA
- a CDS encoding cysteine desulfurase — MNEFKNDFPILNQEVNGHPLVYLDSAATSQKPIQVIEAVEAYYKGYNSNVHRGVHTLGTRATDAYEGAREKVRRFINARSEKEIIFTRGTTSSINLVARGYAWARLKPGDEIVITPAEHHSNLIPWQQAAKATGAVLKYFPLEPDGTLDLEKVKETVTPNTRIVAMHYVSNVLGTVQPIREIARIVHENGGILVVDGAQAAPHMRIDVQDLDVDFLAFSGHKMCAPTGIGVLYGRQELLEVTEPVEFGGEMIDTVELYESTWKELPWKFEGGTPIIAGAIGLGAAIDYLESIGMDVIEAHDRKLTAYALRKLGEIEGVTIYGPKENRVGAVTFNLGDIHPHDVATVLDAEGIAVRAGHHCCQPLMRWLNVTATARASFYLYNDESDIDRLAEGLLKTKEYFGHVFG; from the coding sequence ATGAATGAGTTCAAGAACGATTTTCCCATTCTGAACCAGGAAGTGAACGGTCATCCGCTGGTGTATCTTGACAGCGCCGCGACCTCGCAGAAGCCGATTCAAGTGATCGAAGCGGTGGAAGCGTATTACAAAGGATACAATTCCAATGTGCACCGCGGGGTGCATACGTTGGGAACAAGGGCGACCGACGCCTATGAAGGAGCCCGGGAAAAAGTCCGGCGCTTCATCAACGCCCGTTCGGAGAAAGAAATCATCTTCACCCGCGGCACCACCTCGTCCATCAATCTGGTGGCCCGCGGGTATGCCTGGGCCCGGTTGAAACCGGGAGATGAGATCGTCATCACGCCGGCGGAACACCACAGCAACCTGATTCCGTGGCAACAGGCGGCAAAGGCGACGGGAGCCGTTTTGAAATATTTTCCCCTGGAGCCGGACGGCACCCTCGACCTGGAAAAAGTGAAAGAAACGGTCACCCCCAACACGCGGATCGTGGCGATGCACTACGTGTCCAACGTGTTGGGAACGGTGCAACCGATCCGGGAAATCGCCCGCATCGTCCATGAAAACGGCGGCATTCTGGTGGTGGACGGCGCACAGGCCGCCCCGCACATGCGGATCGACGTGCAGGATCTGGACGTGGATTTCCTGGCGTTTTCCGGACACAAAATGTGCGCCCCCACCGGCATCGGTGTCCTGTACGGTCGGCAGGAACTGCTGGAGGTGACCGAACCGGTCGAGTTCGGCGGCGAGATGATCGACACGGTGGAGTTGTACGAATCGACCTGGAAAGAGCTCCCCTGGAAATTCGAAGGGGGAACGCCGATCATCGCCGGAGCGATCGGTTTGGGAGCCGCCATCGACTATCTGGAATCGATCGGGATGGATGTGATCGAAGCACATGATCGCAAGCTGACCGCCTATGCGCTCCGGAAACTGGGCGAAATCGAGGGGGTCACCATTTACGGCCCGAAGGAAAACCGGGTCGGAGCGGTCACCTTCAATCTGGGAGACATCCATCCGCATGACGTGGCCACGGTGCTGGACGCGGAGGGCATCGCGGTTCGCGCCGGTCATCACTGCTGCCAACCGCTCATGAGATGGCTCAACGTGACGGCCACCGCCAGAGCCAGCTTCTACCTGTACAACGATGAATCGGACATCGACCGTCTGGCGGAAGGGCTATTAAAAACGAAGGAGTATTTCGGTCATGTCTTTGGATGA
- the sufU gene encoding Fe-S cluster assembly sulfur transfer protein SufU has protein sequence MSLDDLYRRVIMDHYQRPRNRGRIEDGAVTVDLNNPTCGDRISLQMRVEDGVIRDAKFLGEGCSISLASASMMTEAVKGLTPEQALELVDLFSRMMQGQDIDFEKFPLEDIEALTGVSKFPARIKCATLAWKALEKGIRESCPTS, from the coding sequence ATGTCTTTGGATGATCTGTATCGTCGCGTGATCATGGATCACTACCAACGGCCGCGCAACCGGGGAAGGATCGAAGACGGTGCGGTGACCGTGGATCTGAACAATCCGACCTGCGGTGACCGCATCTCCCTGCAGATGCGTGTGGAAGACGGCGTCATCCGGGACGCGAAGTTTCTCGGGGAAGGTTGCTCCATCTCCCTGGCCTCCGCTTCGATGATGACGGAAGCGGTCAAGGGTCTCACGCCCGAACAGGCCCTGGAGCTGGTCGACCTGTTCTCCCGGATGATGCAAGGTCAGGACATCGATTTCGAGAAGTTTCCGCTGGAAGACATTGAGGCCCTGACGGGCGTTTCGAAGTTTCCGGCTCGGATCAAGTGTGCGACGTTGGCGTGGAAGGCCCTGGAGAAAGGAATCAGGGAGTCCTGTCCGACTTCGTGA
- the sufB gene encoding Fe-S cluster assembly protein SufB: MNPHEIPDLSQYKYGFRDKDVSVYRSKKGLSREVVEEISRLKGEPEWMLEFRLKALEQFFKMPMPSSLNSKWFSILPGKLDELDFDDITYYVKPSERKGRTWEEVPEEIKQTFDKLGIPEAEQKFLAGVSAQYESEVVYHNMQKELEEQGVIFMDTDTALREYPELFKEYFGTVVPPSDNKFAALNSAVWSGGSFIYVPKGVKCEVPLQAYFRINSENMGQFERTLIIVDEGAFVHYVEGCTAPIYSTDSLHSAVVEIIVKENARCRYTTIQNWAPNIYNLVTKRAVAHAGGHMEWVDGNIGSKLTMKYPAVIMKGEGAKADILSIAVAGKNQHQDAGAKVVALAPNCTATIISKSISKHGGKVTYRGLTSFGRNAEGSKANVKCDTLILDDQSTSDTIPYNEVKCDNITLEHEATVSKVSEDQLFYLMSRGLSEAEATQMIIMGFIEPFTKELPMEYAVEMNRLIKLEMEGSIG, encoded by the coding sequence GTGAATCCACATGAGATCCCGGATCTGTCCCAATACAAGTACGGATTCCGGGACAAGGACGTCTCCGTCTACCGCTCCAAGAAGGGTCTGTCCCGCGAAGTGGTGGAGGAGATCTCCCGCCTGAAGGGAGAGCCGGAGTGGATGCTCGAATTCCGGCTGAAAGCCCTGGAACAGTTTTTCAAAATGCCGATGCCCTCTTCCCTGAACAGCAAGTGGTTTTCCATCTTGCCCGGCAAGCTGGACGAACTGGACTTCGACGACATCACCTATTACGTGAAGCCGTCGGAGCGCAAGGGACGCACCTGGGAAGAGGTGCCGGAAGAAATCAAGCAAACCTTTGACAAACTGGGCATTCCGGAAGCGGAACAAAAATTCCTGGCCGGCGTCTCCGCCCAGTACGAGTCGGAGGTTGTCTATCACAACATGCAAAAGGAGCTCGAGGAGCAAGGGGTCATCTTCATGGACACCGACACCGCTCTCCGCGAGTATCCGGAACTCTTCAAGGAGTACTTCGGCACGGTGGTTCCGCCGTCGGACAACAAGTTCGCCGCGCTGAACAGTGCCGTGTGGAGCGGCGGAAGCTTCATCTACGTGCCGAAAGGCGTCAAATGCGAGGTGCCCCTGCAGGCGTACTTCCGCATCAACTCCGAAAACATGGGTCAGTTTGAACGGACGCTGATCATCGTCGATGAAGGCGCGTTCGTCCACTACGTGGAAGGCTGCACCGCGCCGATCTACTCCACCGATTCGCTGCACAGCGCCGTCGTGGAGATCATCGTGAAGGAAAATGCCCGCTGCCGTTACACCACCATCCAGAACTGGGCGCCCAACATCTACAACCTGGTGACCAAGCGGGCCGTCGCCCATGCCGGGGGCCACATGGAGTGGGTGGACGGCAACATCGGTTCCAAGCTGACCATGAAATACCCGGCCGTCATCATGAAAGGCGAAGGCGCCAAGGCGGACATTCTGTCCATCGCCGTCGCCGGCAAGAACCAGCATCAGGACGCCGGGGCCAAAGTGGTGGCACTCGCACCGAACTGCACGGCCACCATCATTTCCAAGTCGATTTCCAAACACGGCGGCAAGGTCACCTATCGCGGACTGACCAGCTTCGGTCGCAACGCGGAAGGTTCCAAGGCCAACGTGAAGTGCGACACGCTGATCCTGGACGATCAGTCCACGTCCGACACCATTCCGTACAACGAGGTCAAGTGCGACAACATCACGCTGGAGCACGAGGCCACCGTGTCCAAGGTCAGCGAAGATCAGCTCTTCTATCTGATGAGCCGCGGATTGTCCGAAGCCGAAGCCACCCAGATGATCATCATGGGCTTCATCGAGCCGTTCACCAAGGAACTGCCGATGGAATACGCGGTGGAAATGAACCGTCTGATCAAGCTCGAAATGGAAGGCTCGATCGGCTGA